In Methanonatronarchaeum sp. AMET-Sl, one genomic interval encodes:
- the coaBC gene encoding bifunctional phosphopantothenoylcysteine decarboxylase/phosphopantothenate--cysteine ligase CoaBC has product MSFDKHPTHDIQAVKSDSLMGKKIVLGVTGSIAAIMSVKLSRELIRHGASVQAVMTGYAENIVHENTLEYATGKPVVTELTGKVEHVRDLSGDNTADLFLIAPATANTIGKIASGIDDTTVTTYATTALSRDIPIVVVPAMDLSMYKQPFVEKNIDKLMDIDVCFIGPEIEENKAKMASINEIVVETRRMLGENDLRGKKVLVTGGATAESIDDVRILTNRSSGRMGVEIARSAYLRGADTKLVLGRSVVDAPVGVETKKVESALEMEEEVMKEFEEGVDVFISAAAISDFIPEKVDGKIRSGEPRKINLKPSEKIIKKAIKQYPDTKVVGFKLEPTLKESLESAEKKLNEIGLDLIVANPVSTMGSEETNAYLVSKNGSNHIKGDKKKVANEILNKIQKNN; this is encoded by the coding sequence TTGTCTTTTGATAAACACCCTACACATGATATTCAGGCTGTTAAATCTGATAGTTTGATGGGTAAAAAGATTGTTTTAGGTGTGACGGGTAGTATAGCAGCTATTATGTCTGTAAAACTATCTCGTGAATTGATTCGGCATGGAGCCAGTGTTCAAGCTGTTATGACTGGTTATGCTGAAAACATTGTTCATGAGAACACGCTTGAATATGCAACTGGGAAGCCTGTGGTTACTGAACTCACCGGTAAGGTTGAGCATGTTAGAGATCTCAGTGGAGATAACACTGCGGACCTGTTTTTGATTGCTCCTGCCACAGCAAACACCATAGGGAAGATCGCTTCAGGTATAGACGACACAACAGTTACAACATACGCTACAACAGCCTTATCCAGAGACATACCGATAGTGGTTGTACCAGCTATGGATCTATCTATGTATAAACAGCCTTTTGTTGAAAAAAACATCGATAAATTAATGGATATTGATGTATGTTTTATTGGGCCTGAGATAGAGGAAAATAAAGCTAAAATGGCTTCTATAAACGAGATTGTTGTTGAAACAAGACGTATGTTGGGTGAAAACGACTTAAGAGGTAAGAAAGTTTTGGTTACAGGCGGTGCTACTGCTGAGTCAATCGATGATGTACGTATATTGACCAATAGGAGTTCAGGACGTATGGGTGTTGAGATAGCTAGATCGGCCTATTTAAGAGGTGCAGACACCAAATTGGTTTTGGGTAGATCTGTTGTAGATGCACCGGTTGGAGTAGAAACAAAGAAGGTTGAAAGCGCTTTAGAGATGGAAGAAGAAGTGATGAAAGAATTTGAAGAAGGCGTTGATGTATTTATTTCTGCTGCTGCAATATCTGATTTCATTCCCGAAAAAGTTGATGGAAAAATAAGGTCTGGAGAGCCACGTAAAATCAATCTAAAGCCTTCTGAAAAAATAATTAAAAAAGCAATTAAACAATATCCAGATACAAAGGTCGTTGGCTTCAAACTTGAACCAACATTAAAAGAAAGTTTAGAGTCAGCTGAAAAAAAACTAAATGAAATCGGATTAGACCTAATAGTCGCAAACCCCGTTTCAACGATGGGTAGTGAAGAAACAAACGCCTACCTAGTATCAAAAAACGGCTCCAACCACATAAAAGGAGATAAAAAAAAGGTAGCCAACGAGATACTAAACAAAATCCAGAAAAACAATTGA
- a CDS encoding AIR synthase family protein, translated as MKLPDVGKINREFFEKTIYQKLGAKNKDVLIGPQHGVDAAAIKINQDQVMVVSEDPTFSMPSMLDDFGWSIVHICASDVAVLGVDPEYITLCLLLPPETTQEQFETIWSQIHSECEKLGITVVGGHTGVYPGIPAPLNGGGTVIGYGEKQDLTPPTNAEVGDKIMMTKGPAIEATGILAHKSEKELKEKYGEKLIEKAKNRFYQMTVIKDAAIAREHSNAMHDATEGGVLNGVHEIAIASDNGCIIHENKIPLPPEIEAVCSHHKINPLTSISEGTLLLTCPPQNTEVIKKQLEKKDIPSWVIGEITENKKTIIDKEGNKQKLQPIKTDPFWKTFFQTPKN; from the coding sequence ATGAAGTTACCAGACGTAGGTAAGATAAATAGAGAGTTTTTTGAAAAAACAATCTACCAAAAACTCGGTGCAAAAAATAAAGACGTATTAATCGGGCCGCAACATGGTGTCGATGCTGCAGCAATTAAAATTAATCAAGATCAGGTGATGGTGGTTTCTGAAGACCCTACATTCTCTATGCCATCGATGCTAGATGACTTCGGTTGGTCAATCGTCCATATATGTGCTAGCGACGTCGCCGTCTTAGGAGTGGATCCTGAATACATAACCTTATGTCTACTACTACCCCCCGAAACAACACAAGAACAATTCGAAACAATCTGGAGCCAAATCCACAGTGAATGTGAAAAACTGGGTATAACAGTGGTTGGGGGTCATACAGGCGTCTATCCCGGAATTCCCGCACCCCTAAACGGTGGTGGAACAGTAATAGGTTATGGAGAAAAACAGGACCTAACTCCACCGACAAACGCAGAGGTCGGTGATAAAATAATGATGACAAAAGGCCCAGCAATCGAAGCAACAGGCATACTGGCACATAAATCAGAGAAAGAATTGAAGGAAAAATATGGAGAAAAATTAATTGAGAAGGCTAAAAACCGTTTTTATCAGATGACCGTTATAAAAGACGCAGCTATTGCACGAGAACATTCAAACGCAATGCATGACGCAACAGAGGGTGGTGTACTCAACGGTGTTCACGAAATAGCTATAGCCAGTGACAATGGATGTATAATACACGAAAACAAAATCCCTCTCCCACCAGAAATAGAAGCAGTCTGCAGCCACCATAAAATCAATCCACTCACAAGCATAAGCGAAGGAACACTACTACTCACATGCCCACCACAAAACACCGAAGTAATAAAAAAACAACTAGAAAAAAAAGACATCCCCTCTTGGGTAATAGGAGAAATCACAGAAAACAAAAAAACCATAATCGATAAAGAAGGTAACAAACAAAAACTACAGCCAATAAAAACCGATCCTTTCTGGAAAACCTTCTTCCAAACCCCAAAAAACTAA
- a CDS encoding DEAD/DEAH box helicase, whose product MPFDVLGEDVLEVVRERGFEVATEPQRRAIPKVVEGGNLLLISPTGSGKTEAISLPVLSSIDGGDGIQALYITPLRALNRDIVGRLKWWGDKLGLDVEVRHGDTSSYRRRQQALDPPDLLVTTPETLQAILPGSRMREHLGYVRHVIVDEIHDLADSKRGIQLSLALERLEAIAGGFQRLGLSATVGNPRDIMNLLVGVERDCELVWIESSEPFGFEIESPVPGEEAERVKRKTMLSLEMSGHLHRIIELIDSHVSTLIFVNTREMAETLSSRMNLMGREVGVHHGSLSKERRIEVEDRFKSGELDGLICTSSMELGIDVGHVDLVIQYNSPRQVFRLLQRVGRSGHSIEKDSKGVVLSGNPDDIMESGVIVRKALGTDLEDIVPREECYDVLANQLCGLSLEIDDLTIDRALKIFKKAYPYRNLTKNCLKEVLNQLSQARILSHKEDQVRRRGSTWKYYYTNLSMIPDERTYEVKDVASGRPLARLDESFVASFAKPGEVFITEGKMWRILSMEDDSITVEEINDPQGTVPNWVGEEIPVPYMVAQSVGRTRKEVMDDVLDKAKVDYSGLCLNDDAIDKLRDIIEKQTDLGYPVPTDKKIVVELGRQEIIMNCCFGHRVNKTLGQAITSLLASRIGSSVGLDVDPYRIKLKMPGKKRTSIIKDIFPIDPEHLKPILSMSLKNTSQFKWELMKVAKKFGVVRKDADYTSYDTEKLMEIYRDSPMYREAMKEILNYKLDINQTTKVLESVGTGITVEWVEGFSPIGRLGKESGIDLISPEETDESIIRTIEERIKNDRTLLFCIHCEDWQTTKKVRHVRGDPQCPLCNSKYIAALKPWEEEKIKKYKEGVDDKDVKNLIKSANIVLSHGKDGVTVLAGRGIGPTTASRILRDLPDGDDLYRKIYNEERKYARTHMFWD is encoded by the coding sequence ATGCCTTTTGATGTTCTTGGTGAGGATGTTCTTGAAGTTGTTAGGGAGCGTGGTTTTGAGGTAGCTACTGAGCCTCAGCGTCGTGCTATTCCTAAGGTTGTTGAGGGGGGTAATTTGCTTTTAATTAGTCCTACTGGTTCTGGTAAGACTGAGGCTATTTCATTACCTGTTTTAAGTTCTATTGATGGTGGTGATGGGATTCAGGCTTTGTATATAACTCCTTTGCGTGCTTTGAATCGGGATATTGTTGGTAGGCTTAAGTGGTGGGGGGATAAGTTGGGGTTGGATGTTGAGGTCCGTCATGGTGATACCTCTAGTTATAGGCGTCGTCAACAAGCTTTGGATCCACCGGATTTGTTGGTTACTACTCCAGAGACTCTGCAGGCTATTTTACCTGGTTCGAGGATGCGTGAGCATCTCGGGTATGTACGTCATGTTATTGTTGATGAAATTCATGATTTAGCGGATTCTAAACGTGGTATTCAGTTGTCTCTTGCTCTTGAACGTCTTGAAGCCATTGCTGGTGGTTTTCAACGTCTTGGTTTATCTGCTACCGTTGGTAATCCACGTGACATCATGAACCTGCTTGTTGGTGTTGAGAGGGATTGTGAGTTGGTTTGGATAGAGTCTTCTGAGCCATTTGGTTTCGAGATTGAATCTCCTGTTCCTGGTGAAGAGGCGGAGCGGGTGAAGCGGAAAACTATGTTGTCGCTGGAGATGTCTGGTCATTTACATCGTATAATTGAGTTGATTGATAGTCATGTTTCTACATTGATTTTTGTTAATACCCGTGAGATGGCTGAAACCCTTTCTAGCAGGATGAACCTAATGGGTCGTGAGGTTGGTGTTCATCATGGTTCTTTATCTAAAGAACGTCGTATAGAGGTTGAGGATCGTTTTAAAAGTGGTGAACTGGATGGTTTGATATGCACAAGCTCTATGGAGTTAGGTATAGATGTTGGTCATGTAGACCTGGTTATACAATATAACTCTCCCAGACAGGTTTTTAGGTTGTTGCAGAGAGTAGGTAGATCCGGCCACTCCATAGAAAAAGATTCTAAGGGCGTTGTTTTATCGGGAAACCCTGACGACATAATGGAGTCCGGTGTGATAGTACGGAAAGCACTTGGAACTGACCTTGAAGACATAGTTCCAAGGGAAGAGTGTTACGACGTTTTAGCCAATCAGTTATGTGGTTTAAGCCTTGAAATCGATGACTTAACCATAGATAGAGCACTTAAAATCTTTAAAAAAGCATATCCATACCGAAACCTAACCAAAAATTGTTTAAAGGAAGTTTTAAACCAATTAAGCCAAGCCCGAATTCTCTCACACAAAGAAGATCAAGTTAGGAGGCGGGGTTCAACATGGAAATATTATTACACCAACCTCAGTATGATTCCAGATGAAAGGACATACGAAGTGAAGGACGTTGCAAGCGGCCGTCCACTTGCAAGGCTTGACGAAAGTTTCGTAGCCAGTTTTGCCAAACCCGGTGAGGTTTTTATAACAGAAGGTAAGATGTGGCGTATCTTAAGTATGGAAGATGACTCGATTACGGTTGAGGAAATCAATGACCCGCAAGGAACAGTTCCAAACTGGGTTGGTGAAGAAATTCCTGTTCCATACATGGTTGCACAATCTGTCGGTAGAACTAGGAAAGAAGTAATGGATGATGTTTTAGATAAAGCTAAAGTAGATTATAGTGGGTTATGTCTCAATGATGATGCAATCGATAAACTAAGAGATATCATTGAGAAACAAACTGATCTTGGATATCCAGTTCCAACTGACAAAAAAATTGTTGTTGAGTTGGGTAGACAAGAGATAATAATGAACTGTTGTTTTGGCCATCGAGTTAATAAAACATTGGGACAGGCTATCACCTCATTACTGGCTTCAAGGATTGGAAGTAGCGTTGGACTTGATGTAGATCCATATCGAATCAAACTTAAGATGCCGGGTAAAAAACGTACATCGATAATCAAGGATATATTTCCAATTGATCCGGAGCACTTAAAACCGATTTTATCGATGTCATTAAAGAATACATCCCAGTTTAAGTGGGAGTTGATGAAGGTTGCTAAAAAATTTGGTGTAGTCCGTAAAGACGCTGACTACACATCTTATGACACCGAGAAGTTGATGGAGATATATAGAGACAGCCCTATGTATCGTGAGGCCATGAAGGAGATATTGAATTATAAACTTGATATAAATCAGACAACCAAAGTCTTAGAGTCGGTTGGAACTGGAATAACTGTTGAATGGGTAGAGGGGTTCAGTCCAATCGGTCGTTTAGGCAAGGAATCAGGTATCGATTTAATTTCACCTGAAGAAACAGATGAATCGATAATAAGAACTATAGAAGAACGTATAAAAAACGACCGAACACTTCTTTTCTGCATACACTGTGAAGATTGGCAGACAACAAAGAAGGTGCGGCATGTTAGGGGTGACCCCCAATGTCCATTATGTAACTCCAAATATATCGCTGCGTTAAAACCATGGGAAGAAGAAAAAATCAAGAAATACAAAGAAGGTGTTGATGACAAAGATGTGAAAAACCTTATAAAAAGCGCCAACATCGTATTATCACATGGAAAAGATGGAGTAACAGTTTTAGCTGGCCGTGGGATCGGGCCAACAACCGCGTCACGGATATTAAGAGACTTACCTGACGGCGACGACCTATATCGAAAAATATACAATGAAGAAAGAAAATACGCCCGCACACATATGTTTTGGGACTAA
- a CDS encoding PAS domain-containing sensor histidine kinase translates to MSKQNDLIKLSSMVMDSVNDHIAIIDSDGEIILVNEAWKNFGDQNDLQHNEYCLGENYIEISRDVDEENSAGKHVADEIQKVLKGKKQSSQIEYPCHSPKTKRWFICEITPIELDEKYAVIKHINITKRKKAEEWAEFMRSTMNHDLKNKIQLMEGYIDLLQEKLKNPGKTEQNYLNKVKTSIEDTKKLIKKIQDIEGVKKEEVGPTKIQPVIWESIKQYENNLEENNITLNKNISDCTVKAGPLLKEVFKNLITNSIKHAECNEIKIKTTTQKNKCKITYQDNGKGIPNQLKEKVFEKGVSSQGGSGLGLYLCKKIINRYDGEIELKNNKGAKFEITLNKK, encoded by the coding sequence ATGTCCAAACAAAATGACTTAATTAAACTTTCCAGCATGGTTATGGACAGCGTAAACGACCATATAGCAATAATAGACAGTGATGGAGAAATTATATTGGTCAACGAAGCCTGGAAGAATTTCGGAGACCAAAACGACCTTCAACACAATGAGTATTGTCTTGGTGAAAACTACATAGAGATATCCAGAGACGTAGACGAAGAAAACAGTGCTGGAAAACATGTCGCAGATGAAATACAAAAAGTTTTAAAGGGAAAAAAACAATCCAGCCAAATCGAATATCCATGCCACAGCCCTAAAACCAAACGTTGGTTCATTTGTGAAATAACACCTATCGAGCTAGACGAAAAATACGCCGTAATAAAACACATAAACATAACAAAGAGAAAAAAAGCTGAAGAATGGGCAGAGTTCATGCGCTCAACCATGAACCACGACCTCAAAAACAAAATACAACTAATGGAAGGATACATCGATTTACTCCAAGAAAAACTAAAAAACCCAGGAAAAACAGAACAAAACTACCTAAATAAAGTAAAAACCTCAATAGAAGACACCAAAAAACTAATAAAAAAAATACAGGACATCGAAGGAGTAAAAAAAGAAGAAGTAGGGCCAACAAAAATACAGCCAGTAATCTGGGAATCAATCAAACAATACGAAAACAACCTCGAAGAAAACAACATAACACTCAATAAAAACATCTCCGACTGCACGGTAAAAGCAGGTCCATTACTTAAAGAAGTTTTCAAAAACCTAATAACCAACTCAATAAAACACGCAGAATGTAACGAAATAAAAATAAAAACAACCACCCAAAAAAATAAATGCAAAATAACCTACCAAGACAATGGAAAAGGAATCCCAAACCAATTAAAAGAAAAAGTTTTCGAAAAAGGCGTAAGCAGTCAAGGCGGATCAGGACTCGGCCTATACCTATGTAAAAAAATCATAAACAGATATGACGGAGAAATCGAACTAAAAAACAACAAAGGAGCTAAGTTCGAAATAACCCTAAACAAAAAATAA
- a CDS encoding PAS domain S-box protein, which yields MVGLSRGEGISVLLVDDEPGFLDLAKEFIETGEKDFIVYTASSAEEGIELLREHEFDCIVSDYQMPGMDGLDFLDFVRNELNLDIPFIMFTGKGREEVAMNALNLGADRYLQKGGAPKSQYEVLAEAIKQEYESYKTEIELERSEREKKLILDSTSDLIAYLDTEMNILWANKAAARSVDRKPGEIEGCKCYEVWHGREDPCQRCPVLKALDTGKKHQGEVESPDGRYWLISANPVKNSDGEVIGVVEATQDITDLKVVIKKLEESKKEYKSVLDSMNESIWLIDLKGNIIEVNETAVEKLGYSRDELLSMGTSQIDGSLSKIEVKDKLNKVIEEGADVFETTHKNSDGEIIPVEVSLSLINYRGDKAVLSVVRDISDRIKTQKQLKERVKELNLLYRLSKLEEDVESLDEFLGNAVELLPPSFRYPGNAEAKIVYNDNEFLSSDYRDGDYYLRNDIFVSGEKKGFVEICYPSEQAWMKGDVFLDEEKQLFNEFTNRIGSILEKKKTKKQLERSEERYRRLFETAQDGMLIIDAETGEIKDANPYIQELLNYNKSDLVGKKLWELGREKDIEENKKRYQKLVDERYIRYEDLPLESKYGDEVYVEFVSNTYSVGEKKVIQCNIRDITERKQVEKQFKSFVENAPDGILVHNLEGDIILANEKASNLLGYTKKELQEMKTRDIDPVFHDKYPFKEFWNQVTTGKSRTIETEHRCKDGSTYPVRVSLRKIKIDNEDAVLAFFRDITEMKKARESLKKSRKRLKRSQEIAKVGSWELDLTNNKIELSEQASKIFEINSNVDLKYQDFLNYVHPEDREYVESRGQEALETGYYDIEHRLLINGEVKWVHEKAFIEYNDLEPNSVFGTIQDITDSKKLEERLKEYKRAVQGSTDLMAAVNLDKEYIFANKKYLKFLDIDKQENLVGKKLNQVYSGKELQKITKNINKALNGETIQYEMKRGKKDEKYFDIRYYPLRRKNSVKGVVAVLRDITKRKEIEKDLKTKEKAINSSTNAISIIGPEGRYTYVNPAWTELFGYEKKEAIDKNQTELIDNQDIKQKINEIHQKVIEKGDWREETKIEAKNRELWVEIASSTIETKKGSVIGYINSYKDITTRKKAEERREFLHTLLRHDVRNKLQLIRGYHDLIREQKLPKTTKKYLDKSEQAIEDSIDITKKIKILNKLEEKTRIQEIELNKVLEKVVRQQKPHAKQKNIEIKYTPNRQKVYGGPLLNELFSNLLENSIRHSSCNLIQIKTTTQKNKYIITIEDDGVGLPTTDKELFEKGFKKGGEAGSGLGLYFAKKITNRYNGSIEPGESKMGGAKIEVHLEKPT from the coding sequence ATGGTTGGTTTATCTCGAGGAGAGGGTATATCTGTTTTGTTGGTTGATGACGAGCCTGGTTTCCTTGACCTTGCTAAGGAGTTTATAGAAACTGGGGAGAAGGATTTTATTGTTTACACTGCTTCTTCAGCTGAAGAGGGTATTGAACTTCTTAGGGAACATGAATTTGATTGTATTGTATCTGATTATCAGATGCCTGGGATGGATGGCCTTGATTTCTTAGATTTTGTGCGTAATGAGTTGAATCTGGATATTCCTTTTATTATGTTTACTGGTAAGGGTCGTGAGGAGGTTGCTATGAATGCTCTCAATTTGGGGGCAGATCGATATCTACAGAAGGGAGGGGCTCCTAAATCTCAGTATGAAGTTTTGGCTGAGGCTATTAAACAGGAATACGAATCATATAAGACCGAAATTGAGTTAGAGAGGTCTGAAAGGGAGAAAAAATTAATTTTGGACAGCACTTCAGATTTAATAGCTTACTTAGATACTGAGATGAATATTTTATGGGCTAACAAGGCTGCAGCGAGGTCCGTAGATAGAAAACCTGGTGAGATAGAGGGATGTAAGTGTTATGAAGTTTGGCATGGCCGTGAGGATCCATGTCAAAGGTGTCCAGTACTTAAGGCATTAGATACCGGTAAGAAACATCAGGGAGAGGTTGAATCTCCTGATGGTAGGTATTGGTTGATTTCTGCAAATCCTGTTAAAAATAGTGATGGAGAGGTTATTGGTGTTGTTGAGGCGACTCAAGATATAACTGATTTGAAAGTTGTTATAAAAAAACTTGAGGAATCTAAAAAGGAATATAAATCCGTTTTAGATTCAATGAACGAATCAATCTGGTTAATTGACTTAAAAGGTAATATCATTGAGGTTAACGAGACAGCTGTTGAAAAATTGGGTTATTCGCGTGATGAATTACTCAGTATGGGAACAAGTCAAATCGATGGTTCATTAAGTAAAATCGAGGTTAAAGATAAATTAAATAAGGTTATTGAAGAGGGTGCCGATGTCTTTGAAACCACACATAAGAATAGTGATGGTGAGATAATACCTGTTGAAGTTAGTCTTAGTTTAATCAATTATCGGGGGGATAAGGCGGTTTTAAGTGTAGTTAGAGATATCAGTGATAGGATAAAAACTCAAAAACAATTGAAAGAAAGAGTTAAAGAACTAAACCTTCTCTATAGATTATCTAAGCTTGAAGAAGACGTAGAATCACTTGATGAGTTTTTAGGTAATGCTGTTGAACTACTGCCTCCATCATTTAGGTATCCAGGGAACGCTGAGGCTAAAATAGTCTATAATGATAATGAATTTTTATCTAGTGATTATAGAGATGGTGATTATTATCTAAGGAACGATATTTTTGTTTCAGGTGAAAAAAAGGGTTTTGTAGAAATCTGCTATCCTAGTGAACAGGCCTGGATGAAGGGAGATGTTTTTTTAGATGAAGAGAAGCAGTTGTTCAATGAGTTCACGAACCGTATTGGCTCGATTTTAGAGAAGAAAAAAACTAAAAAACAGTTAGAAAGAAGTGAAGAGAGATATAGAAGGCTTTTTGAGACCGCTCAAGATGGAATGTTGATTATAGATGCTGAAACTGGGGAGATAAAAGATGCAAACCCCTATATCCAAGAACTATTGAACTACAATAAATCTGATTTGGTTGGAAAGAAACTATGGGAACTAGGTCGGGAAAAAGACATTGAAGAAAACAAAAAAAGATACCAAAAACTGGTCGATGAAAGATATATTCGTTATGAAGACCTACCTCTTGAATCTAAATATGGAGATGAAGTTTACGTCGAGTTTGTTAGCAATACATACTCTGTTGGAGAAAAAAAAGTTATTCAATGTAATATCAGAGATATAACTGAACGTAAACAAGTTGAAAAACAATTTAAGAGTTTTGTTGAAAACGCTCCCGATGGAATATTGGTCCATAACCTGGAGGGAGATATAATTCTTGCAAACGAAAAAGCATCCAACCTACTTGGTTACACAAAAAAAGAGCTACAAGAAATGAAGACTCGTGACATAGATCCAGTATTCCATGATAAATATCCCTTTAAAGAGTTTTGGAATCAAGTTACTACCGGTAAATCTAGAACTATCGAAACTGAACACCGATGTAAAGACGGATCCACCTATCCTGTCAGAGTTTCACTGCGTAAAATAAAAATCGATAACGAGGACGCTGTCCTTGCTTTCTTTAGAGATATTACTGAGATGAAAAAAGCTAGAGAATCACTTAAAAAAAGCAGGAAACGGTTGAAGAGGTCTCAAGAGATTGCTAAAGTCGGTAGTTGGGAGTTAGACCTAACAAACAACAAAATAGAACTATCTGAACAGGCATCCAAAATCTTTGAAATAAACTCTAATGTTGATTTAAAATACCAAGATTTCTTAAATTATGTGCATCCAGAAGACAGGGAGTATGTTGAAAGCAGGGGACAGGAAGCGCTTGAAACCGGTTATTATGACATCGAACATCGATTACTAATCAATGGCGAAGTTAAATGGGTACATGAAAAAGCATTTATAGAATATAATGATCTTGAACCCAATTCTGTTTTTGGAACCATCCAAGACATAACCGATAGCAAAAAACTTGAAGAGAGACTAAAGGAATACAAAAGAGCAGTACAGGGGTCAACCGACCTTATGGCTGCAGTAAACCTTGATAAAGAGTATATATTCGCAAATAAAAAATACCTTAAATTCCTTGACATAGATAAACAAGAAAACCTGGTTGGAAAGAAACTGAATCAAGTCTATAGTGGGAAAGAACTCCAGAAAATAACTAAAAACATAAATAAAGCCCTGAATGGAGAAACAATTCAATATGAAATGAAACGAGGGAAAAAAGATGAAAAATACTTCGATATCAGATATTATCCATTGAGAAGAAAAAATAGCGTTAAAGGAGTTGTTGCAGTTTTAAGAGACATAACAAAAAGAAAAGAAATAGAAAAAGACCTGAAAACTAAGGAAAAAGCGATAAACTCTTCAACCAACGCAATCTCTATCATAGGGCCTGAAGGCAGATATACATATGTTAACCCTGCTTGGACGGAGTTATTCGGTTATGAAAAAAAGGAAGCAATCGATAAAAACCAAACTGAGTTAATAGATAACCAAGATATAAAACAAAAGATCAATGAGATACATCAAAAGGTTATTGAAAAAGGTGATTGGCGTGAAGAAACCAAGATTGAGGCCAAAAACCGGGAATTATGGGTTGAAATAGCTTCTAGCACGATTGAAACAAAAAAAGGAAGCGTTATAGGCTATATAAATAGTTATAAAGATATAACAACTCGAAAAAAAGCTGAAGAAAGACGTGAATTCTTACATACCTTATTACGCCACGATGTGCGTAACAAACTTCAGTTGATACGTGGATACCACGACCTCATTAGAGAACAAAAACTACCCAAAACAACTAAAAAATATCTAGATAAATCCGAACAAGCAATAGAAGACAGTATAGATATAACAAAGAAAATAAAGATATTAAATAAACTTGAAGAGAAAACAAGAATCCAGGAAATCGAGTTAAACAAAGTTCTAGAAAAGGTAGTTAGACAACAAAAACCCCATGCAAAACAAAAAAACATAGAAATCAAATACACCCCCAACCGCCAGAAAGTATATGGCGGGCCTTTACTAAATGAACTGTTTTCCAACCTCTTGGAAAACTCAATTCGACATTCAAGTTGTAACCTAATTCAAATAAAAACAACCACTCAAAAAAATAAATATATAATAACAATTGAAGACGATGGAGTCGGCCTACCAACAACAGATAAAGAGTTATTTGAAAAGGGATTTAAAAAAGGAGGTGAAGCCGGATCGGGGTTAGGTCTATACTTCGCCAAAAAAATCACAAATCGATATAATGGATCTATAGAACCAGGTGAGTCCAAGATGGGTGGCGCCAAAATAGAAGTACATTTGGAGAAACCCACATAA
- a CDS encoding thiamine-phosphate synthase family protein, whose amino-acid sequence MDIESERELYGGLLQAIHKIENTPRFTRLIPEVRTNIVYCRPNETDPNKVAAIDGRITVINDKPKATGKPKIGCSDHMARALIEIKKHRPEITSGINLRYNKKTTKAIKKTLQTEIGEIDRTREPEPQKTGQKKSMPWKIQYLKNKYGEIPNIFYETPGYGKEPLYVLIGTDPLKITETAIEITKNHP is encoded by the coding sequence ATGGATATAGAGAGCGAGAGAGAGTTATACGGCGGCTTACTACAAGCAATACACAAAATAGAGAACACACCCAGATTCACTCGACTGATACCTGAAGTAAGAACAAACATCGTTTACTGCAGACCAAACGAAACAGATCCAAATAAAGTCGCAGCAATAGATGGAAGAATCACAGTCATAAACGATAAGCCAAAAGCCACAGGAAAACCAAAAATAGGTTGTTCAGACCATATGGCCAGAGCATTAATAGAGATAAAAAAACACCGCCCAGAAATAACTAGTGGAATCAACCTTAGATACAACAAAAAAACAACCAAGGCAATAAAAAAAACACTCCAAACAGAGATCGGTGAAATCGATAGAACCAGAGAACCAGAACCACAAAAAACAGGACAAAAAAAATCAATGCCCTGGAAAATACAGTACCTAAAAAATAAATATGGAGAAATCCCCAACATATTCTACGAAACACCCGGATATGGAAAAGAACCACTATACGTCCTCATCGGAACCGACCCACTAAAAATAACAGAAACAGCCATAGAGATAACAAAAAACCATCCCTAA